One Epinephelus lanceolatus isolate andai-2023 chromosome 10, ASM4190304v1, whole genome shotgun sequence genomic region harbors:
- the LOC117265398 gene encoding C-C chemokine receptor type 1-like, whose product MSDDGENTTTQQSYDYSGYYDGLPPDFTPCNIADLKNFGKVFLPTLYSLVFITGFLGNGLVVCVLVYYRNQTNLTDICLFNLAISDLLFVLTLPFYSHYSVVGQWTFGDFMCRFATGSHKTGFFSSIFFMVVMTLDRYVVILHARSMARYRTLRAGVAVSLLVWMLSLCVSLPDIIYTKVTNESHRLACSYVPENDSWKIYNIFSINVLGLMIPLLVMVVCYARIIPILVNIRSAKKHRIVKLIITIVVTFFLFWAPYNIILFLGFLKSEGVLQSSCNMEGHLRLSAIVTETFAYTHCCLNPIIYAFVGQKFMKRALQLLRKWVPGINFTFPRDFSDSSYRKSSVVSRSSDATSTFIM is encoded by the exons ATGTCAG ATGATGGAGAAAATACCACCACCCAACAGTCCTATGATTATTCAGGCTATTATGACGGACTTCCTCCAGACTTCACTCCTTGCAACATTGCTGATTTGAAAAATTTTGGCAAAGTGTTTCTGCCCACTCTCTACAGcttggttttcatcactggcttcttag GCAATGGCCTAGTGGTGTGCGTCCTGGTGTATTACCGCAACCAGACCAACCTGACAGACATCTGCCTCTTTAACCTGGCCATCTCCGACCTCCTCTTCGTCCTCACGCTGCCTTTCTACTCTCACTACTCTGTGGTAGGTCAGTGGACTTTCGGAGACTTCATGTGCCGTTTTGCCACCGGCTCCCACAAAACTGGCTTCTTCAGCAGCATCTTCTTCATGGTTGTCATGACGCTGGACCGTTACGTGGTCATCCTGCACGCTCGCTCAATGGCGCGTTATCGCACTCTGAGAGCAGGAGTTGCTGTGAGCTTGCTGGTCTGGATGCTGAGCTTGTGCGTCTCTTTGCCGGATATCATCTACACAAAGGTGACAAATGAGTCTCACAGGCTGGCTTGTAGCTACGTCCCTGAAAATGACTCCTGGAAGATCTATAACATCTTCTCAATAAATGTGTTGGGTCTCATGATCCCCTTGTTGGTGATGGTCGTCTGCTACGCCAGAATCATCCCCATACTGGTGAACATCAGGAGTGCAAAGAAGCACCGTATTGTCAAGCTGATCATCACCATAGTTGTCACCTTTTTCTTATTCTGGGCCCCATATAACATCATTCTTTTCTTGGGGTTCCTGAAATCTGAGGGTGTATTGCAGAGCAGCTGCAACATGGAAGGGCATTTAAGGCTGTCAGCCATAGTGACTGAGACGTTTGCTTATACCCACTGCTGCCTGAACCCCATCATATATGCCTTTGTGGGACAGAAGTTCATGAAACGAGCCCTTCAGCTGTTGAGGAAATGGGTGCCTGGGATTAACTTCACCTTCCCCAGAGATTTCTCAGACAGCTCATACAGGAAAAGCTCAGTTGTTTCCAGGTCCTCTGATGCCACCTCCACTTTCATCATGTAG
- the LOC117266342 gene encoding C-C chemokine receptor type 2 yields MNISENETFMYLDYDYNDTCDQDPGPELPDGSLVLPVLYYVLFCLSLLGNSTVLWILLRHIKLKTMTDVCLLNLALSDLILAVSLPLWAHNIQNLASCKLMTGVYQLGFYSGTLFVTLMSVDRYLAIVHAVAAMRARTLRYGIIASITIWVISITMALPGVTFASLETDPDDNSSQCQPLYPEDRQRFWKMLRNFSENTVGLFVCLPIMIFCYVKILIVLSKSRNSKKDRAVKLIFTIVCVFVVCWVPYNVTVFLQTLQMFLDKLNACEPSKAINSAMGFAEIIALSHCCLNPIIYAFVGEKFRKSLGKVLCWGHRSRGFLSHRDTTDNTSNTPVKSDY; encoded by the exons ATGAACATATCAGAGAACGAGACATTCATGTACCTGGACTATGATTACAATGACACCTGCGATCAGGATCCCGGTCCAGAGCTGCCCGATGGGTCCTTGGTCTTGCCGGTTCTGTACTACGTGCTGTTTTGTCTCAGTCTGCTTG GCAACAGCACAGTTCTCTGGATTCTGCTGCGACACATAAAGCTGAAGACGATGACGGATGTTTGCCTCCTTAACTTGGCCCTGTCAGACCTCATCCTGGCTGTGTCTCTGCCCCTCTGGGCCCACAATATCCAGAACCTTGCCTCGTGCAAACTGATGACAGGAGTCTATCAG TTGGGTTTCTACAGTGGCACTTTGTTTGTGACTCTCATGAGCGTGGACCGCTACCTGGCCATCGTCCACGCTGTCGCAGCCATGCGAGCCCGGACACTTCGATATGGAATCATAGCCAGCATCACTATCTGGGTTATATCTATCACCATGGCTCTGCCTGGGGTGACATTTGCATCCTTGGAGACAGATCCAGATGACAACAGCTCCCAGTGTCAGCCACTGTACCCAGAGGACAGGCAGCGCTTTTGGAAGATGCTGCGAAACTTCAGCGAGAACACAGTGGGCCTTTTCGTGTGCCTCCCCATCATGATTTTCTGCTATGTGAAAATACTTATCGTGCTGTCCAAGTCCAGGAACTCCAAAAAGGACAGAGCTGTAAAGCTGATATTCaccatagtgtgtgtgtttgtggtgtgctGGGTCCCCTACAATGTCACAGTTTTCCTTCAGACATTGCAGATGTTTCTGGACAAACTCAACGCCTGTGAGCCTTCAAAAGCCATTAACTCTGCCATGGGCTTTGCTGAGATCATTGCTCTCTCTCATTGCTGTTTAAATCCAATCATCTATGCATTTGTAGGGGAGAAGTTTAGGAAGTCACTGGGCAAAGTGCTTTGCTGGGGTCACCGGAGCAGAGGGTTTCTCAGCCACAGAGACACCACAGACAATACTTCCAACACTCCTGTAAAATCAGATTATTAA